CAGCTGCCCCCCATCCCATGGAGGGGCACTGTACTTTTTCCCCCAAGGGTCTTTTCCGCCAAGCCCTCAGAGGCCAGAGCGGAGGTGTGGGTTGGATGGAGCTGAGTAGTGAGACACAAGTTGGATGCCCCCAAGCTAGAGCTTTCCCTGCAAACGGCTCAAGTATTTGGCTACTTGCATCAGGAGGGATCCCAAATGCAGCTTCTGGGTTTCCTCCCCTTGGTCACTCTGTGCCCTCTAACCACTGCTCTGCCCCTCCAGGACATCTCACTGACAACCACCTCTCCGACTTCCTGAAGCGCTGCCGTGCCGGCCTGCGGCCCAACGGCATCGTGGTCATCAAGGACAACATGGCTCAGGAGGGTGTGATCATGGACGATGTGGACAGCAGCGTCTGCCGGGACCTGGACGTGGTCCGTAAGATCATCCGCagagctgggctgcacctcctgGCCGAGGAGCGCCAGGAGAACTTCCCTGATGAGATCTACCACGTCTACACCTTTGCCATGAGATgagggcagcgggagaaggTCTCTCCCGTGTCGTGACTCCCTTCCAGGGGCTGGTGACAAGGACGAGACTTTGTCTTCCAAGTTGCTGCTGTTTGTGAAAAGAGGTGTTTGCCAAATACATTTTCCTGCTGTTGCACTTCTGCACGTGGGCTTTTTCGGATGCATGTTGGCTCTGTGCCACGCTCGGGGGCTCTGGAGAGGAGCAAGAGGGTCTCCCATGCACGAGGTGATCTATGGGCAGCAGCAGGTTGCTGACTGCAGTGCACAGGGCTCCTGCTCATGAACAAGAGCACTTTTGGGATGATCTGGGTTCCATTCTTTGCTTGGGTGTTAGACCCCTTCCTGCTGATCAGCAGTGAGATGGGCAAGGTAAAGGGGAGGAACTTCTGCTGTTTCCCTGTGCTGGAGTGGGGAGGCAAATCCAGGTTCTGGGGCTTTGAGGGCCTTTAAAcccctgagcaggtttcctacaTGGGCATTGTCGAAGTGTGTAACCCTGAGTCCCCCACATCCTCCCTCCAGACAAAgccttgcagccctgggagtGCACTGGTGTGGTCTGAGCTGCTCCCAgacctctccagcctgtcacCTCCAGCTCCATCACTGTGACACTgcagctgctcccccagcaccccacaccatcacctggctttgaacactccCATCGCCTCTTCAGCCATATTCCTTCATTTACCTAAGTCTGGCCACTGGCCCAAGGTGGCCAACGCTGGCACAGCAGCGTGCCGGGGGTGAGCCCAGGTGCAGAGTCTGCTGCAGCTCGACCCTCCAGCCATCCCCCCATCACTGTCCTCCACCCCACCTCTCCTGCAGGAAAAACAAGCCCCTGTTGTTATTTTAAAAGGCCTCATTTAATTGCTCAGTTCCCATTCCAGACAGAATTTTCCAGGGCAGAATTTTATCGCATTACTGGGTTTTGCTCATCAGGACGCACAGCTCCAGTTCTATGGAGCAGGAGAGGGTAAAACTcagtgctggcaggagggcaaTGGCACTGCAGCCAAACCACCAGTGAATCCCAGATCCACCTGATACAATCAGTCTTTAATCAGAAcagatttttccctcttttcatcTCCTGCATCTGTCCCCCATGACAAACAaaatacaaaccaaaaaaactgtGTGGGGCTCAGCTCTGTGGCCAGTCTTTGGCACGTCACAAGGAAGCAGGTGCCTGGAAAGGGGAGCCAGGCAGCTGTGGCAAGGCTGGAACACGAGCCCTCCAGGTGCAGCAAGTTCTTGTTCCTGGGAAGGAGGCACTGGAGAACAAGATCCTGGGAGCAGTCACCAAGGGAAAGAGCCAAGAACTGGGGAGGGAGGCACAAGGCActcagctgctggctgcccATTCCTCATCCTTGCACAGGGAGCACACCACAAAGTtaggaaacatctgtctgtgtGCTTTGgagcccagcagctctgagatGTCCTTGGTAGATTGTCCTCTGTGCCAGGATGGGGTGCAGAAACTCAGAGGGTGTGGAGCAGTCAggcactgctgccagccccactTCCCTTCACTCCCATCCCCAGTTTCAGAAGTCTGCACTGAGCAAGGAAGGCATCCACACCCACAGGATAATGCTGGACCTGCCTCCACCACCAGGACCAGAGGCAGAAATGCCAGAAcacctcttccttctcccagcaccccaaggcATCTCTCAACTCCACTGGACACCTAAGGCACTGCATCACCCACCCacggcagggctggcagagagGGGACAGGCTGCCTGTCCAGTCACAGCCCCCAACCCACTGATCCTGCCCCCAAGCCTTTGCCTAATCtccccccaaaccagccccagtATCCAGCTCCCCTATGCCCAGGAGCTCTGCCTGCCTCCCCATGGCATGCCCCAGAGCAACAAGACCTGCACAAACATGTATGACGTTGTGCCCAAAAAAACATCCCCCAGAATGCCACAGAGAAGGACTCCATGGGCAGCACCTCTTCCTGCAGAGAAAACTGTCCCAGAGCAGAGATATGGTGGCTATAGGCACAGCAGGACTGTGGAGGGAGCAGACAGAGAGGCACTGTCAGGCTCAGAGGTCCTCGTGCCCAGCAGCAGCGTGGTCGATGAGGAGGTACCACTTCAGCCGGTCTGGGAGAGGCAGAGCCTTGATTTTGTCATCCACTGGCCACGGTTTCAGGCGCTGCCGGATGAACACCCTGCAGAGGTGTTTCAGTGCCTGTGGTGAGCGCTCCAGCTGCTTCAGAGAGCAGAACAGAGTCTGGACCTTCTCCCCATGGGACCTACAGCTGCTGGTGTTGACCTCAAAATTGCTGGGCAGCTGGATGGCTTGTGAACTGGCCATCATGAGCTCCAGCAGAGTCTGACCCTTCTGGATGAGGTCTGTGGAATAGGTTTCATCGTCTAAGCGACTGAGGTGCCAGCAGAGGTGCTCAAAGGTGATGTGGAAGCCGGACCAGCACGAGGGACCATGGAGGGAGCAGTTGTAGGCAGCACCTGATTCCAGCAAGAACCGCAGCAGTGGGAAGTAGTCTGTGAAGCTTTTTAAGCAGAAGTGTGTGAGGGACTCTGAGGCTGGGCACTCGCTGGGGTTGGCACCgtgggccagcagcagctgcgtGACACGAAAGCAGAAGCGTTCAATGTCCTCAGCCTCCTCGTCGGTGCGGCTGTACGGCATCTCTCCCAGCAGGTAGATGACATAGGTGAAGACGGTGTCACCATCTTTGGTGGCAGCCCTGACATCTGCGCCTGCAGGAAGGGACAGAGAACCTAACTGACATTGTAGAGCATGGGGCCAggccagcaccagctccagcacCCCTGGGCTTTACTCTGATCCAGTGGGAACATAAAGGAGTCCTGCACAAAGAATCAGCCagcccagaaaggggagaaggtTTTCCTTACCTCCTTCCAGCAGAAGACGGATGCTATCAGTATTGTGGATCTGGCCACTGTCACTGCTGGCCAGGGCATGCAGCAGTGCTGTCTTCCCTGCAGTGGAGCAGTCAGTCAGTCACAGGACAACAGGGTGACATGccaaaaggcaggaaggaaaacaatccACCCCACCCACAGCCAAACACAGGGAGTAACAACACTTCTAGCAGAGCCTTCCACTGTTCCCATGATGGTGCCCAGCCATGGGGACAGTCACAGGCCACACATGCAGGACTAATGGTAGCCTCAGTGGGTACATGTGCCACAGTGGAGTGAGTTTTAGAATAAGTGGGCACCACAGGACTACAGAGgcacagccccatcccacctcCCCTGGACTGCACAGAGCTGAGTTCAGCCCTTTTCACACAGCCAGCACACCAGAAGAGAATACTGAGCACAGGGAGGTTCTGCCAGCCTGCTCCCAACTCCCAAACCCGTCCGTAAGCAGGGAGCAAGTGCAGCAGCGAATGGCCCCAGCCCCTGTGCCCCGCCCCAGCCCACCCTCAGCTGGGGGAGCCGGGCAGGGCACACGGACCGTTCTTGTCAGCAGCGTTGACACTggcccccagctgcagcagccgcCGCAGGCACGGCAACCGCTCGGGCTCCTCGCTGGCCAGATCCAGGGGACTGCTCTCATGGATCT
The sequence above is a segment of the Aphelocoma coerulescens isolate FSJ_1873_10779 chromosome 17, UR_Acoe_1.0, whole genome shotgun sequence genome. Coding sequences within it:
- the ASB6 gene encoding ankyrin repeat and SOCS box protein 6; the protein is MPFLHGFRRIVLEYQPLVDELLGLLAMPNTERQSSLESPSCLDGDRSQLSAVRRVLERETHSPFYQEGVSYALLKVTELGLVPAAEILLEFGADLSFEDPVTYYTPLHIAVLRNQPDVVELLVHHGADINRRDRIHESSPLDLASEEPERLPCLRRLLQLGASVNAADKNGKTALLHALASSDSGQIHNTDSIRLLLEGGADVRAATKDGDTVFTYVIYLLGEMPYSRTDEEAEDIERFCFRVTQLLLAHGANPSECPASESLTHFCLKSFTDYFPLLRFLLESGAAYNCSLHGPSCWSGFHITFEHLCWHLSRLDDETYSTDLIQKGQTLLELMMASSQAIQLPSNFEVNTSSCRSHGEKVQTLFCSLKQLERSPQALKHLCRVFIRQRLKPWPVDDKIKALPLPDRLKWYLLIDHAAAGHEDL